In Bacteroidota bacterium, a single genomic region encodes these proteins:
- a CDS encoding T9SS type A sorting domain-containing protein, giving the protein MKKQIPKLPFLLLFLLGSFAPIQNAKSQCTWHTQFFDGFEYTTPCPDILTGLVYTTVPQAYSVHSGAKSLYLNFVNCTTATGAGACVGDTVYRRTISVCPNVPMRISSWYTTTFSGGQCNMHITITDGNNVVLKNTPSLLAPFSPQWVQYQSGQFTPTTNTIKLIMLTNVAGGNGNDLSMDDILVEQCNHLNVGSDTTVCNTQVITLSPGAFNSYLWNTGSTGASIQASTSISGNSVKYYYVDVVDTNGCTYRDSIKINFTVCSFIPDIGKKTLQVFPNPANGQLNIVSNFISENTYLIISDVSGRELQKIKIDQISQTIKLHEWSNGTYLYRLIREGELMDAGKIINNRN; this is encoded by the coding sequence ATGAAAAAACAAATACCGAAACTCCCATTTTTACTTCTCTTCCTGCTAGGTTCATTTGCTCCTATTCAAAATGCAAAAAGCCAATGCACCTGGCATACACAATTTTTTGATGGATTTGAATATACAACACCTTGTCCGGATATTTTAACCGGACTTGTTTACACCACCGTTCCACAAGCTTATTCGGTGCACAGCGGAGCGAAGTCCTTGTATTTAAACTTTGTAAATTGTACCACTGCAACCGGAGCCGGGGCTTGTGTTGGAGATACTGTTTACCGTCGAACAATTTCCGTTTGCCCGAATGTTCCTATGCGTATTTCTTCCTGGTATACTACAACCTTTTCGGGAGGACAATGCAACATGCACATTACCATTACGGATGGCAACAATGTTGTTTTAAAAAACACTCCAAGCTTGCTTGCTCCATTTAGTCCCCAATGGGTACAATATCAATCGGGACAATTTACACCCACTACTAATACCATAAAACTAATAATGCTCACCAATGTTGCCGGCGGAAATGGAAATGATTTGTCGATGGATGATATTCTTGTGGAACAATGTAATCACCTTAATGTTGGTAGCGATACAACCGTATGTAATACCCAGGTTATCACTTTGAGTCCGGGGGCCTTTAATTCTTATCTTTGGAATACCGGTTCAACCGGTGCGAGCATTCAAGCATCTACGAGTATCAGTGGAAATTCAGTGAAATATTATTATGTGGATGTAGTAGATACCAATGGTTGCACTTACCGTGATTCAATAAAAATCAATTTTACTGTCTGCAGTTTTATTCCTGATATAGGCAAAAAAACACTTCAAGTATTCCCCAATCCGGCGAATGGACAACTTAACATCGTTTCGAATTTTATTTCCGAAAACACTTATTTAATTATTAGTGATGTTTCAGGAAGGGAACTACAGAAAATTAAAATTGATCAAATTTCTCAAACTATTAAACTTCACGAATGGAGCAATGGCACTTATTTATATCGACTAATACGTGAAGGTGAATTGATGGATGCCGGAAAAATTATTAATAACCGAAATTAA
- a CDS encoding T9SS type A sorting domain-containing protein has translation MKKKLISSLFAIGIALSSTANAVIDTSTVLYDFNALTVGNLNGQDGWITTKHNTSGDYQVGAGAGYDTSNALTFALSGPSVGIDASRSFASLFSNTVFSSTSSTYIIQFDVLRSYWGVQFVIGVDINNDGKIANSDVNEKAIIYSTSTQGGDKLTLPNGIVTTYAASPTVIWKTFEITLSNFNSSNSGNITVKSKDLGSSTWNTIASNLALGIDTNSSTKTNPALWKMIFLHNEGAGGKIDNISITRIGPQVITRVPQLNTAAAYEVFPNPVTDRITIQSKYPTENTFFTLLDFSGRTVLTEKLNQTTQHILLSNLPKGIYLYTLSNEHGTLKSEKIINP, from the coding sequence ATGAAAAAAAAACTAATCAGTTCACTCTTCGCAATAGGTATAGCCTTAAGTTCAACTGCTAATGCAGTTATCGATACCTCTACAGTATTGTATGACTTTAATGCCCTAACAGTCGGAAACTTAAATGGACAAGACGGTTGGATAACTACAAAACACAATACAAGTGGCGACTATCAAGTTGGCGCTGGAGCAGGATACGATACATCTAATGCACTAACTTTTGCATTATCAGGTCCAAGCGTTGGTATTGATGCAAGCCGTTCCTTCGCTTCTCTTTTTAGCAATACTGTTTTTTCTTCCACCTCCTCGACATACATCATACAATTTGATGTGTTGCGTTCTTATTGGGGAGTTCAATTTGTGATTGGTGTGGATATTAATAACGATGGTAAAATTGCAAATAGTGATGTCAATGAAAAAGCTATAATTTACAGCACAAGTACACAAGGCGGCGATAAACTCACACTGCCCAATGGAATCGTTACTACGTATGCTGCAAGCCCCACTGTAATATGGAAAACCTTTGAAATTACACTCTCCAATTTTAACAGCAGCAACTCCGGAAATATTACCGTAAAAAGTAAAGACCTTGGCTCAAGCACTTGGAACACCATTGCGAGCAATTTGGCATTGGGAATTGACACAAACTCAAGCACCAAAACAAACCCTGCCCTATGGAAAATGATTTTTTTACACAATGAAGGAGCAGGTGGTAAAATCGACAATATTTCAATCACCCGCATTGGACCACAGGTTATTACTCGGGTTCCTCAGCTCAATACAGCAGCTGCGTATGAAGTATTTCCCAATCCTGTTACAGATAGAATAACGATACAATCAAAATACCCCACAGAAAATACTTTTTTTACGCTGCTAGACTTTAGTGGAAGAACAGTGCTAACTGAGAAGTTGAACCAAACCACACAACATATTTTACTTTCGAACCTACCCAAAGGTATTTATTTATATACCCTTTCAAATGAGCACGGAACGCTAAAATCCGAAAAAATTATTAACCCTTAA
- a CDS encoding T9SS type A sorting domain-containing protein, which translates to MKSTLLTLLLLAGLLVKAQNALLFDGIDDYVQCPTAGPTGNASRTVEAWVKIPSLSTTQKVILDWGDMLTGGRFTLNIINGLPRIEVGGNGFSATNAISLNTWHHIAATFNNTATPKLKLYVDGNMAASGNPSVATFTNTTNGIIIGRRNDQINNFIGTIDEVKIWSIERSQAQIALDMNENLCAPLSGLVAYFNFNQGTAGGNNAGLNTLTNHANSANNGVLHNFSLTGNASNWIAGRSMNNLSASTSQAGNTLTALPSGASYQWVNCTLGNSIIAGATGAAYTASNSGSYAVIVSKNGCIDTSNCVNLTVSINELAIKEAISFYPNPFENELHFELLNPTIQLDYTIQLFDALGNNVVFVEEKDERGSNLRLNNLASGIYFLEIISKSGTYRFKVLRA; encoded by the coding sequence ATGAAATCTACCCTGCTCACACTATTGCTACTTGCCGGTTTACTTGTGAAGGCACAAAACGCGCTTCTCTTTGATGGTATTGATGACTATGTGCAATGCCCAACGGCCGGCCCTACAGGAAACGCCTCTCGAACCGTGGAAGCTTGGGTAAAAATCCCAAGTTTAAGTACAACTCAAAAGGTAATACTCGACTGGGGTGATATGTTAACTGGTGGCAGGTTTACACTGAATATCATTAACGGTTTGCCAAGAATTGAAGTGGGAGGAAACGGATTTAGTGCCACAAATGCTATTAGTTTAAATACCTGGCACCACATTGCGGCTACGTTTAACAATACCGCAACACCAAAATTAAAGCTTTATGTGGATGGAAATATGGCTGCCAGCGGAAATCCCTCTGTTGCCACATTTACAAATACAACAAATGGAATTATTATTGGCCGGCGCAATGATCAAATCAACAATTTTATTGGCACTATTGACGAGGTAAAAATATGGAGCATTGAGCGCTCCCAAGCTCAAATTGCTTTAGATATGAACGAAAATTTATGCGCTCCACTATCTGGTCTTGTTGCCTATTTTAATTTCAATCAAGGAACAGCCGGAGGGAATAATGCAGGTTTAAATACGTTAACAAATCATGCGAATAGTGCCAATAATGGAGTATTGCATAACTTTTCCTTAACGGGAAATGCCTCCAATTGGATTGCCGGTCGATCCATGAATAATTTATCGGCTTCCACAAGTCAAGCAGGCAACACCCTCACCGCATTGCCTTCCGGTGCTAGTTATCAGTGGGTGAACTGCACTTTGGGAAATTCAATTATTGCAGGAGCCACTGGAGCTGCATATACTGCAAGTAACAGTGGAAGCTATGCGGTTATTGTTTCTAAAAATGGTTGCATCGACACATCTAATTGCGTTAATTTAACGGTGTCCATTAATGAATTGGCTATTAAGGAGGCTATTTCATTTTATCCTAATCCTTTTGAAAACGAACTTCATTTTGAATTATTAAATCCAACCATTCAATTGGACTATACAATACAATTATTTGATGCATTAGGAAACAATGTTGTATTTGTGGAAGAGAAGGACGAAAGGGGTTCAAATTTGAGACTCAATAATTTGGCAAGTGGGATTTATTTTCTTGAAATTATTTCCAAATCCGGAACATATCGTTTCAAAGTATTACGCGCATAA
- a CDS encoding gliding motility-associated C-terminal domain-containing protein, with amino-acid sequence MKHFATLLFVILLWINSSAQGPGGVINNLTLWLKADNASSLTGNPVQSWTSSGGSASGYSVSQTVVSKQPAVINGATNSSKFNFNPRIKFTSTSASNYNVLSNNSSSPDLLGSNGTAIVVTTNELGTVFTYSAAGRYQLKPNFRFQTGNSGTGYTFDWTAPTEYSTSSAFMPVSYGCAANMSLRKNSLQQNTANNSNLSLYYPAVLPGIFLGANNTVEASNASIAEIILFDAKPSGVEMDRVETYLALKYGITRGGNTGLNNIYNYIASNATTVVWDKTANAGFNFDIAGIGRDDNGSLNQKQSVSVNNGEALTIALGNAAIPSENNTNSALFATDNSFLVWGNNGLAKTFNIASSKPNGIQERLTRVWKTQATNFNQVISMGFETSQITGLGVIGTLCVLADDDGNFSDASVLAACLAINPSGSRVEFSGINLPAGKPYLTLARVIVPTVISNNGPICPGATLVLNAQSITGATYNWTGPNSFASINAVDSIVNALVVAAGGYSVTINNNGCLTTLNTSAAITASQLASVSISQTTGTNPTCAGALVGFTAIAVNGGIAPTFQWKVNGVNVGTGPTFSTTSLAQNDAVTVELSSTALCVATPIVNSSALLMSIQPPVLPAVSIVSNVTSTCSGAPVSFTATAVNAGSTPSFVWKINGISKATAGPTFSSTNLSNADVVTVELVSSEACAAPATVLSNTIQILVTPQPIAAFSYSPLQPNETDPLVSFTNQSLNETSWHWDFDDAGSSSILENPSYTFSGVGNYQVSLIAQNGLCADTLSETITVIPFTAYFIPNSFTPNGDGINEVFGISGTGIDSVDFEMAIYNRWGELVFQSNEYTKKWAGKTTSGYPAPEGIYVYRFRLRLKNKLELIKSNGSLILYR; translated from the coding sequence ATGAAACACTTTGCCACACTACTTTTTGTTATACTGCTTTGGATAAATTCATCTGCACAAGGGCCAGGTGGGGTAATCAACAATTTGACATTGTGGCTGAAAGCTGATAATGCTTCCTCACTCACCGGAAATCCAGTACAAAGTTGGACGAGCAGCGGAGGAAGCGCTAGTGGTTATAGTGTTTCACAAACAGTTGTTTCGAAACAACCCGCAGTTATTAATGGTGCCACAAATTCATCAAAATTTAATTTCAACCCAAGAATAAAATTTACTTCCACAAGTGCTTCCAATTACAATGTACTATCAAACAACAGCAGTAGCCCCGACCTATTAGGCAGCAATGGAACTGCAATTGTTGTAACAACAAACGAATTAGGAACAGTGTTTACCTACTCTGCAGCCGGCCGTTACCAGTTAAAACCAAATTTTCGTTTTCAAACCGGAAACAGTGGAACAGGCTATACCTTTGATTGGACAGCTCCAACCGAATATTCTACCAGTTCAGCTTTTATGCCTGTAAGTTATGGATGTGCCGCCAATATGAGCTTACGCAAGAACTCCTTGCAACAAAATACAGCAAACAACAGCAATTTGTCACTCTACTATCCGGCTGTTTTACCGGGAATTTTTTTAGGCGCCAACAATACCGTTGAGGCTTCTAATGCTTCTATTGCTGAAATTATTTTATTTGATGCTAAACCATCCGGAGTGGAAATGGATAGGGTGGAGACATACTTGGCTTTAAAATATGGAATCACTAGGGGAGGTAATACAGGTTTAAACAATATTTACAATTACATCGCATCAAACGCTACAACAGTAGTGTGGGACAAGACAGCCAATGCAGGATTTAATTTCGATATCGCCGGAATAGGAAGAGACGATAACGGAAGTTTAAATCAAAAGCAATCCGTCAGTGTAAACAATGGCGAAGCCTTAACCATAGCACTTGGGAACGCAGCGATACCATCTGAAAATAATACTAATTCTGCACTATTTGCTACGGATAACTCTTTTTTGGTTTGGGGTAACAATGGGCTTGCTAAAACATTTAATATAGCATCCTCAAAGCCAAATGGGATTCAAGAACGCTTAACGCGTGTTTGGAAAACACAAGCTACCAACTTTAATCAAGTAATTAGCATGGGCTTTGAAACTTCGCAAATTACCGGATTGGGCGTTATTGGCACACTTTGCGTTTTGGCTGATGACGACGGAAATTTCTCGGATGCATCAGTCCTTGCAGCTTGCTTAGCAATAAATCCAAGTGGTAGTCGTGTTGAATTTTCCGGAATTAACTTACCTGCAGGAAAACCCTATTTAACCCTTGCCCGTGTTATTGTTCCTACTGTAATTTCTAACAATGGCCCTATTTGTCCGGGTGCAACATTGGTACTAAATGCTCAGTCCATAACGGGCGCTACTTACAATTGGACCGGGCCCAATTCCTTTGCATCTATAAATGCTGTTGATTCAATTGTAAATGCCCTTGTAGTCGCGGCGGGTGGTTATAGTGTTACCATCAACAACAATGGCTGTCTCACCACGCTGAATACCAGTGCGGCAATCACTGCCTCGCAGCTGGCAAGCGTGAGTATTTCTCAAACAACAGGAACGAATCCGACTTGTGCAGGGGCACTTGTAGGGTTCACTGCAATTGCCGTAAATGGTGGGATTGCGCCCACTTTTCAATGGAAAGTGAATGGTGTAAACGTAGGTACTGGTCCAACTTTTTCGACCACTAGCCTAGCACAAAACGATGCTGTTACAGTTGAGCTTAGCTCAACAGCTTTATGTGTGGCAACACCAATCGTAAATTCTTCAGCCTTGCTTATGTCTATTCAGCCTCCGGTGTTGCCTGCTGTTTCAATAGTGTCGAATGTAACAAGCACTTGCTCCGGTGCTCCGGTGAGTTTTACCGCTACGGCTGTAAATGCTGGTTCTACGCCATCTTTTGTTTGGAAAATAAATGGAATCAGCAAAGCAACAGCCGGCCCTACTTTTAGCAGCACAAATTTAAGCAATGCGGATGTGGTAACTGTTGAATTAGTTTCGAGCGAAGCGTGTGCCGCTCCTGCAACAGTGCTTTCAAATACGATTCAAATTCTTGTTACTCCACAGCCTATTGCTGCTTTTAGCTATTCTCCGCTGCAGCCCAATGAAACCGATCCACTGGTAAGTTTCACTAATCAATCGCTTAATGAAACATCTTGGCATTGGGATTTTGATGATGCAGGATCAAGTTCTATTTTGGAAAACCCCTCCTATACTTTTTCGGGGGTTGGGAATTATCAAGTTAGCTTAATTGCTCAAAATGGGCTATGTGCTGATACACTTTCCGAGACCATCACAGTAATACCTTTTACAGCTTATTTTATTCCTAATTCGTTTACTCCAAATGGGGATGGTATCAACGAAGTATTTGGCATCAGCGGAACAGGTATTGATTCAGTTGATTTTGAAATGGCTATATATAACCGCTGGGGAGAATTGGTATTTCAATCGAATGAGTATACAAAAAAATGGGCTGGAAAAACCACAAGTGGTTATCCGGCACCCGAAGGAATATACGTTTATCGATTTCGATTACGTTTGAAAAATAAATTGGAACTGATTAAGTCGAACGGGAGCTTAATTTTGTATCGATAA
- a CDS encoding T9SS type A sorting domain-containing protein, whose translation MKTNYISDSNSIIKKITKIKSLYSTRGKFLSIAFCLLLSMQVQAQLINIPVSGFYNDIVADGVGTNTISGITHTTIGVDGARYYFIDNTYKYSSSSNLPSCFMPTSGLAPSMRTPGLTYQLQSYASDNALTIDNNSTAYTTSPFPNSAALTLVTPASYSKLYVLYESVINVAPLAVDVLVTFTDATSQSFNNNTCVNWFTATLPTFNNVGRGTPSGNIECGTQPNLFELQLTLSAPNSAKQVQSITFTIPTSFTIGAFPYSVNYFHAMAVGGQISPLGLANGSATAPSINIYPNPAKELIQISTNSFNKNTYFMLYDLAGREVTNQKIESNFQSISLSQLNDGIFYYKIVQQGEILKTGKLNHCSY comes from the coding sequence ATGAAAACAAATTACATTTCAGATTCAAATTCAATCATCAAGAAAATAACTAAAATAAAATCGCTATATTCAACTAGAGGTAAATTTTTAAGTATTGCTTTTTGTTTACTCTTAAGCATGCAAGTTCAAGCGCAATTAATAAACATACCTGTAAGTGGATTTTATAATGATATTGTAGCAGATGGGGTTGGCACAAATACCATTTCAGGAATTACACATACAACTATTGGAGTGGATGGCGCACGCTATTACTTTATAGATAATACCTACAAGTATTCTTCGTCTAGTAATTTACCTTCCTGTTTTATGCCAACTAGTGGCTTAGCTCCCAGTATGCGTACACCCGGATTAACTTATCAGCTTCAAAGCTATGCATCAGATAATGCACTCACAATAGATAATAATTCTACTGCTTATACCACTTCGCCCTTCCCGAATAGTGCCGCACTAACTTTGGTTACTCCTGCCAGCTATTCAAAACTTTACGTGTTGTATGAATCGGTAATAAATGTTGCACCTTTAGCGGTGGATGTGCTCGTAACGTTTACCGATGCAACTTCACAATCATTCAACAATAACACCTGCGTAAATTGGTTTACTGCTACCTTGCCAACTTTTAATAATGTGGGAAGAGGCACACCCTCCGGAAATATTGAATGTGGGACACAACCCAATTTATTTGAATTGCAACTCACACTTAGCGCTCCAAATTCAGCAAAGCAAGTGCAAAGCATAACGTTTACAATTCCAACTTCCTTTACAATCGGCGCATTTCCTTACAGTGTAAATTATTTTCACGCGATGGCAGTGGGTGGGCAAATAAGTCCACTAGGATTAGCCAATGGTTCGGCTACCGCACCTTCTATTAATATTTATCCAAATCCTGCAAAAGAGTTAATACAAATTTCAACAAACTCTTTTAATAAAAATACTTACTTTATGCTATATGATCTTGCAGGTAGAGAAGTAACAAACCAAAAAATAGAAAGTAATTTTCAAAGCATTTCACTTTCTCAGTTAAATGATGGCATATTCTATTATAAAATTGTACAGCAAGGCGAAATTTTGAAAACAGGCAAGTTAAATCATTGTAGTTATTAG